The genomic window CGCTCTTCGACTTCTGCAGCAGCACCAGGCCAATCAACAGGAGGCAGCATATGACCTCGATTACAATAAACAGTGCCTTTAGAAAGATCATCTTCGTTTCCTTTGTTCAATTATATGGCGGCTTTAACGATGGCCGCGAACGAAGTCGCGTCCAGCGCTGCGCCACCAATCAGGCCGCCGTCGATATCGGGCTGGCCAAGCAGTTCCACTGCGTTGTCCGGCTTCATGGAACCGCCATACTGGATGCGGACGGCGTCGGCGGCTTCCGCGCCAACCATGTCCTTAACAATACCGCGGATGAACGCGTGCACGTCCTGTGCCTGCTGGGCGGTGGCAACCTTGCCGGTTCCGATGGCCCAAACAGGCTCGTACGCAATGACGAGCTCGGTGAAGGCGGCGGCGTCGACATCCTTGAGGCCTTCGCGCACCTGCACCTCAACCACCTTTTCGGTGTTGCCGGCTTCGCGGTCTTCGAGGGTTTCGCCCACGCAGAGGATCGGGCGCAGGTTCTTTTCGAGCGCCTTGACGACCTTCTTGTTGATCCAGAAATCGGTTTCCTTGTAGTATTCGCGGCGTTCGCTGTGGCCGAGGATGACGTAGCGCACGAAGATTTCCTTGAGCATGGTGTGGCAGATTTCGCCGGTGTAGGCGCCTTCGTCTTCGGAAGACATGTTCTGCGAACCAACGGCGATCTGGGTTTCGGAAACAATGTCGCTCACGGACTTCAGGGCGGTGAACGGAGGGCAGAGAACAACGTCCACGTCGTTGCAATCGGCCAGCTCGAGCTTGACCGCGTTCGCCAGTTCAATGGCTTCGCCGACGGTTTTGTTCATCTTCCAGTTGCCTGCAATAATTTTCTTTCTCATCAATCCATCTCCGTTTTCTTTATAAATCCAAGGGGAAAGCCCGTGTTTGTTTGAAAAATGAACGGGGAATCTAGCGAAACGCCACCCGATAGGCAAAGGCGAAATGGCAAAAAAGCAGCCCCAAAATGCCCATGGAACCCCCTAGCGGCACTAATTCACACTAATATCCTTTTCCTGAACGACGGATTAGTGCTGATTAGTGAAGATTAGTGGTTAACCCAAAGGATTCAGCTATGCAGAAAAAACTTTTCCTGATCGACGGCATGGCCGTGGTCTACCGCGCCTATTTCGGACTCATTCGCAACCCGCGCATCAACTCCAAGGGGGAGAATGTTTCGGCGGTATTCGGCTTCATCAACACCCTGCTCGACATCATGCACACCTACGAACCGACCCATATCGCCGTCGCGTTCGACACCCACGGCCCCACCTTCCGCCACGAGGAATATCCCGAATACAAGGCCACGCGCGACGAAACGCCCGAAGGCGTCCGCACCGCCGTCCCGCACATCCGCAACCTGCTCAACGCCTTCAACATCCCCGTGCTCGAATATCCCGGGTTCGAGGCCGACGATGTGATCGGCACCCTCGCCCGCCAGGCCGAGCGGCAGGGGTTCGACACCTACATGGTCACGCCCGACAAGGACTACGCCCAGCTCGTCGATGAACACACCTTCATGCTCAAGCCCGGTAGCGGGAAGTCCGGCGAACTGCTCGACGTTCCGAAAATCCTCGAGCAGTGGAATATTGAAACGGTCGGGCAGGTCATCGATATCCTTGGGCTGGCCGGCGACACCGCCGACAACGTCCCCGGCATCCCGGGCATCGGCCCCAAGACCGCGCAAAAGCTCATTGCCCAATTTGGCTCCATCGAAAACCTGCTTGAAAACACCGACCAACTCAAAGGCAAGCAAAAGGAGAAGGTTGAGGAAAACAAAACCCAGGCCCTGCTCTCCAAACGGCTCGTCACCATCAAATGCGATGTCCCCGTGAAGGAAGACCCCGAAGAACTCCTGATGGGCCAGCGCAACGACGACCAGCTCAAGGTTCTCTTCACCGAACTCGAATTCAAATCGCTCATCAAGCGCCTGTTCGGCGAATCCCCCACCCCGAACTCCGTCGCCGTTGCCGCCGCCAGCTGCGGCCAGGGCGACCTGTTCGAGTTCGCCGCCGCGCAACAGCCCGAAATGCAGGAACCCGTCCCCGCCTTCAAAACCATCAAGGACGTGAAACACAACTACCACCTCGTCACCAGCGCGGCCGAACGCGCCGCGCTGGCCGGAAAACTCGCCGGAACGGCATTGGTTTGCTTCGACACCGAAACCACCGGCCTTGACGTCCGCGTGGCCGAGCTGATCGGCATCTCGTTCTGCATTGAACCGCACGAAGCGT from Pontiella desulfatans includes these protein-coding regions:
- the tpiA gene encoding triose-phosphate isomerase, encoding MRKKIIAGNWKMNKTVGEAIELANAVKLELADCNDVDVVLCPPFTALKSVSDIVSETQIAVGSQNMSSEDEGAYTGEICHTMLKEIFVRYVILGHSERREYYKETDFWINKKVVKALEKNLRPILCVGETLEDREAGNTEKVVEVQVREGLKDVDAAAFTELVIAYEPVWAIGTGKVATAQQAQDVHAFIRGIVKDMVGAEAADAVRIQYGGSMKPDNAVELLGQPDIDGGLIGGAALDATSFAAIVKAAI